The Zalophus californianus isolate mZalCal1 chromosome 7, mZalCal1.pri.v2, whole genome shotgun sequence genome includes a region encoding these proteins:
- the ZBTB9 gene encoding zinc finger and BTB domain-containing protein 9, whose product MDTSTPMPPVPPSPTCNPAPRTIQIEFPQHSSVLLEALNRHRLEGKFCDVSLLVQGRELRAHKAVLAAASPYFHDKLLLGDAPRLTLPSVIEADAFEGLLQLIYSGRLRLPLDALPAHLLVASGLQMWQVVDQCSEILRELETSGGGISTRGATSYHTLLSTTSSPGGWCIRSSPFQTPVQSSTSAESPVLGEGSELGDVLQIQVEEEEEEEEEEEEDEEEDQGSAAPSQTPQPQRVSGAFPCPHGSHPLPISTTPRRVSEGESAPLEPPTPHTALPPKVFYIKQEPSEPKEEISGGGTQSGGTKEETKVFPGGDTEGNGELGFSLPSGAGAAYGGGGGGPSWKPVDLHGNEILSGGGGPGGAGQAVHGPVKLGGTPPADGKRFGCLCGKRFAVKPKRDRHIMLTFSLRPFGCGICNKRFKLKHHLTEHMKTHAGALHACPHCGRRFRVHACFLRHRDLCKGQGWATAHWTYN is encoded by the coding sequence ATGGATACCTCGACGCCCATGCCCCCCGTTCCCCCCTCCCCGACCTGCAACCCCGCCCCACGGACAATCCAGATCGAGTTCCCGCAGCACAGCTCAGTGCTGCTGGAAGCCCTGAACCGCCACAGGCTAGAGGGAAAGTTCTGTGATGTGTCCCTCTTGGTGCAGGGCCGGGAACTTAGGGCGCACAAAGCAGTGTTGGCTGCTGCCTCTCCTTACTTCCATGACAAACTTCTTCTGGGGGATGCGCCGCGTCTCACTCTGCCCAGCGTCATTGAAGCCGATGCCTTCGAGGGGCTGCTCCAGCTCATTTATTCAGGGCGCCTCCGTCTGCCACTGGAtgctctccctgcccacctccttgTGGCCAGTGGCCTCCAGATGTGGCAAGTAGTAGATCAGTGCTCAGAGATTCTTAGAGAACTAGAAACCTCCGGTGGTGGAATTTCAACCCGTGGGGCCACCTCTTACCACACACTTCTTTCCACCACATCCTCTCCAGGAGGCTGGTGCATTCGCTCTTCCCCTTTCCAGACCCCAGTGCAGTCTTCCACCTCCGCCGAGAGCCCCGTTTTAGGGGAGGGGAGTGAACTGGGAGATGTGTTACAGATTCAAgttgaagaagaggaggaggaggaggaggaggaggaggaagatgaggaggaggaccAGGGGTCAGCAGCACCCTCTCAGACACCTCAGCCTCAGAGAGTATCAGGGGCTTTTCCCTGTCCTCATGGATCACACCCACTACCTATATCCACTACTCCCCGCAGGGTTTCAGAGGGTGAGAGTGCACCACTTGAGCCACCTACCCCTCATACTGCACTGCCCCCGAAAGTCTTCTACATTAAGCAGGAACCCTCTGAGCCTAAAGAAGAGATATCAGGAGGTGGAACTCAGTCTGGAGGAACAAAGGAGGAGACCAAAGTGTTTCCTGGAGGGGACACTGAAGGGAATGGAGAGCTAGGGTTCTCGCTGCCCTCAGGAGCAGGGGCAGCatatggaggaggaggaggaggtccaTCCTGGAAACCAGTGGATCTTCATGGGAATGAAATCCTGTCAGGGGGTGGGGGACCTGGGGGGGCAGGACAGGCTGTGCATGGGCCTGTCAAGTTAGGAGGTACACCCCCTGCCGATGGAAAACGCTTTGGTTGCTTGTGTGGGAAGCGGTTTGCAGTGAAGCCAAAGCGTGACCGGCACATCATGCTGACCTTCAGCCTTCGGCCCTTTGGCTGTGGCATCTGCAATAAGCGCTTCAAGCTGAAGCACCATCTGACAGAACATATGAAGACCCATGCTGGAGCCCTGCATGCCTGCCCCCATTGTGGCCGTCGGTTCCGAGTCCATGCCTGTTTCCTTCGCCATCGGGACCTATGCAAGGGCCAGGGTTGGGCCACTGCTCACTGGACTTACAACTGA